One genomic region from Nostoc sphaeroides encodes:
- a CDS encoding RNA-guided endonuclease InsQ/TnpB family protein — MIVFEAKLEGQNEQYRALDEAIRTARFVRNSCLRYWMDNKGIGRYDLNKFCAVLAASIEFPWVDKLNSMARQASAERAWSAIARFFDNCKKGKPGKKGFPKFKKEQTHGSVEYKTCGWKLSDDRRYITFSDGFKAGTFKLWGTRDLHFYQLKQFKRVRVVRRADGYYCQFCIDQERVERREPTGKTIGIDVGLNHFYTDSNGETVPNPRHLRKSEKSLRRLQRRMSKTKKGSQNRIKFRNKLARKHLKVSRQRKDFAVKTARCVVRSNDLVAYEDLMVRNMVKNHPLAKSISDASWSLFRDWVEYFGKVFGVVTVAVPPHYTSQNCSNCGEVVKKTFLTRTHVCPHCGHTQDRDWNAARNILEKGLSTAGHVGTNASGETDQYLSEETPSSKSTRGKRKPRERSLESPPSTK, encoded by the coding sequence ATGATCGTATTTGAGGCAAAACTTGAAGGACAAAACGAGCAGTATCGAGCGCTTGATGAAGCGATTCGTACTGCTCGTTTTGTGCGTAATAGCTGCCTGAGATACTGGATGGACAATAAGGGCATTGGACGCTATGACCTAAATAAATTTTGCGCTGTACTTGCAGCCAGTATTGAGTTTCCTTGGGTTGACAAGCTGAACTCAATGGCAAGACAAGCCAGTGCTGAAAGGGCGTGGTCTGCAATCGCTCGGTTCTTTGATAACTGCAAAAAAGGTAAACCAGGGAAAAAGGGATTTCCAAAGTTTAAGAAAGAACAAACGCATGGTTCTGTTGAGTACAAAACCTGTGGATGGAAACTTTCTGATGACCGCAGGTATATCACTTTCTCGGATGGATTTAAGGCAGGAACCTTTAAACTCTGGGGAACTCGTGACCTGCATTTCTACCAGCTTAAACAGTTTAAAAGGGTGCGGGTTGTACGTCGTGCAGATGGCTATTATTGCCAATTTTGCATTGACCAAGAGCGAGTTGAAAGACGAGAACCAACAGGAAAAACTATTGGTATTGATGTTGGACTGAACCATTTCTACACCGATAGTAACGGAGAGACAGTCCCCAATCCTAGACATCTTCGCAAGAGTGAGAAGTCTTTGAGGCGGTTGCAACGCCGGATGTCTAAGACTAAAAAAGGTTCTCAAAACAGAATTAAGTTTAGAAATAAACTTGCACGGAAACACCTCAAAGTAAGTCGCCAGCGTAAAGACTTTGCCGTTAAGACAGCAAGGTGCGTGGTGAGGTCTAACGACCTTGTAGCGTATGAAGATTTGATGGTGCGGAATATGGTGAAAAATCACCCCTTGGCTAAGTCTATTAGTGATGCTTCGTGGTCGTTGTTTCGTGATTGGGTTGAGTATTTCGGTAAGGTGTTTGGTGTGGTCACGGTTGCCGTTCCACCTCACTACACCAGTCAGAATTGCTCTAACTGTGGCGAGGTTGTCAAAAAGACGTTCTTAACCAGAACTCATGTTTGTCCTCATTGTGGGCATACCCAAGACAGGGATTGGAACGCAGCGCGGAACATATTAGAAAAAGGATTGAGTACGGCGGGTCACGTCGGAACTAACGCCTCTGGAGAGACTGACCAATACTTGAGTGAGGAAACTCCTTCAAGCAAGTCAACTCGTGGAAAGAGGAAACCCAGAGAGCGATCTTTGGAATCCCCACCCTCAACGAAGTAG
- the tnpC gene encoding IS66 family transposase: MEHKRVSHLEQIPPEDWGKTPTSVKKLVEEMAQQIEQQEKKLTEVLTVQEQLLEKINQTSKNSSSPPSSDPPGFSKKPPKQKSSKKRGGQPGHKGNSRDLYPIEECSSVIEHHPQLCTNCGATLSGVDTNPYRHQIVEIPPISPIVIEHRLHQLTCTGCGSSTRAKLPEDVNQSGYGVRVVALVALLSGVYRNSQRMVQSAMQEVFGISISLGTVNRLRLEASNAVATCVDEAKLYIQKANIVGADETSFNQGNIDGFNPQQRKAWLWVAVTPLVTFFEIALTRCTQAAQNLLGDNFGGILNSDRHGAYNWVELERRQLCWAHLRREFIKISERPGVSAQLGTALVKQQEKLFELWHRVRDGTLSHCDFGELVLEIRSSIKATLLEADNYSIGTREKTPLAKTVRTCRQLLKVEPAMWLFVTTQGVEPTNNAAERAIRPAVIWRRTSFGSQTQTGSNFVARMLTVVTTLKSQKRNVLEFMTQAVVATRGGTATPSLLPEATTCSDDSDLLTAA, encoded by the coding sequence ATGGAACACAAGCGCGTCAGTCATTTAGAACAGATACCCCCAGAAGATTGGGGAAAGACTCCAACCAGCGTCAAAAAACTGGTGGAGGAGATGGCGCAGCAAATAGAACAACAGGAAAAGAAACTAACAGAAGTCCTGACAGTTCAAGAACAGCTATTAGAAAAAATAAATCAGACATCAAAGAACTCATCATCACCCCCCTCAAGCGACCCACCAGGATTCTCCAAAAAGCCACCCAAACAGAAAAGCAGCAAAAAACGAGGGGGTCAGCCAGGTCATAAAGGAAATAGCCGGGACTTATACCCCATAGAAGAATGTAGCTCAGTAATAGAACATCATCCGCAATTATGTACGAATTGTGGAGCAACCCTCAGTGGAGTTGATACAAACCCCTATCGTCACCAGATAGTAGAAATTCCACCCATCAGTCCCATAGTCATCGAGCATCGTTTACATCAATTGACCTGTACTGGATGTGGCAGTAGTACTCGTGCAAAATTGCCAGAAGACGTGAACCAAAGTGGTTACGGAGTCAGAGTAGTAGCTCTAGTGGCACTGCTGAGTGGAGTGTACCGTAACAGTCAAAGGATGGTACAAAGTGCAATGCAAGAGGTGTTTGGAATCTCAATATCATTGGGAACAGTCAACAGACTGCGACTGGAAGCGAGTAACGCAGTGGCGACCTGTGTAGATGAAGCCAAACTTTATATTCAAAAAGCAAACATCGTTGGAGCCGATGAAACCAGCTTTAACCAAGGAAATATTGACGGTTTTAATCCTCAACAAAGAAAGGCTTGGTTATGGGTTGCTGTCACCCCCCTAGTCACATTTTTTGAAATTGCCCTAACTCGTTGTACCCAAGCAGCTCAGAACTTATTGGGTGATAACTTTGGAGGAATTTTAAACTCTGACCGTCATGGTGCTTACAATTGGGTAGAACTAGAACGTCGGCAATTGTGTTGGGCGCATCTGCGACGTGAATTTATCAAAATTTCCGAGCGTCCTGGAGTTTCGGCACAATTAGGAACTGCACTGGTTAAACAGCAAGAAAAATTGTTTGAACTATGGCATCGAGTTAGAGATGGCACATTATCTCATTGTGATTTTGGTGAGTTGGTTCTAGAGATTCGCTCATCAATCAAAGCAACTTTACTTGAAGCTGATAACTATTCTATTGGTACACGGGAAAAAACACCCCTAGCAAAAACTGTTCGCACCTGTCGTCAACTACTGAAAGTTGAGCCGGCGATGTGGTTGTTTGTGACCACCCAAGGTGTTGAACCCACTAATAATGCTGCTGAACGAGCTATCCGTCCTGCTGTAATCTGGCGACGGACTAGTTTTGGCTCTCAAACCCAGACTGGTAGTAATTTTGTGGCTCGGATGCTGACTGTGGTAACAACCCTGAAGTCTCAAAAACGTAATGTTTTGGAGTTTATGACCCAGGCTGTTGTTGCTACTCGTGGTGGTACAGCCACTCCTTCTCTGCTTCCTGAAGCCACTACTTGTTCTGATGATTCTGACTTGTTGACTGCTGCATAA
- the ruvC gene encoding crossover junction endodeoxyribonuclease RuvC — MEKRILGLDPGLAILGFGVITCTPTPNKVQDTTVNMLDFGVIKTSADVEMGQRLCTLFDDLHTVMEEFQPDLVAIEKLFFYRMSSTILVAQARGVLILVLGQRRLPYVEFTPAQIKQALTGYGNADKLDVQEAVARELDLDEIPKPDDAADALAVALTASYQL, encoded by the coding sequence ATGGAAAAACGAATTTTAGGATTAGATCCAGGACTGGCAATTTTAGGTTTTGGAGTAATTACCTGCACACCAACTCCTAATAAGGTACAAGATACTACAGTAAATATGCTGGATTTTGGGGTAATAAAAACGTCAGCAGATGTAGAAATGGGACAGCGCTTATGTACCTTGTTTGATGATTTACACACCGTGATGGAGGAATTTCAACCGGATTTGGTTGCGATCGAGAAACTATTCTTCTATCGAATGTCAAGTACAATTTTGGTTGCACAGGCGCGGGGTGTACTCATTTTAGTGTTGGGCCAGCGTCGTCTTCCCTACGTAGAGTTTACTCCTGCTCAAATTAAACAAGCTTTAACGGGGTATGGCAATGCTGATAAGTTAGATGTGCAAGAGGCGGTAGCGCGGGAGTTGGATTTAGATGAAATTCCCAAGCCTGATGATGCTGCGGATGCTTTGGCGGTAGCTTTGACGGCTTCTTATCAACTGTAG
- a CDS encoding chemotaxis protein CheB has protein sequence MTSDQPSEQLVSESTATEVFDVEQQDNKDTLFPIVGIAASAGGLEAFTQLLKHLLTDTGMAFVLIQHLDPNHKSLLSEILARTTTMPVTEVRDGVTVEPNKVYIIPPNTKMMLSGGVLQLTPREKIQGKYMPADAFFTSLAADRGHKAIAVVLSGADGDGSLGLKAIKAAGGVTFAQCEDTAKFDSMPNTAVATGNVDFVLPPQKIAEELVNLSRNPFISNSLPAIAVEKLPEQGDALATIFVLLRSQTGVDFSHYKPNTLDRRIQRRMLLYKLEPLEDYAEYLQNNPSEVKALYEEILIHVTHFFRDPEAFEVLKEQVFPSIIENKSAELPIRIWVAGCSTGEEVYSIAISLLEFLSNKVTSPPIQIFATDISEIAIDKARAGIYAENQMVEVSPESRRRFFNALEGGGYQINKAVREVCVFARQDLGSDPPFSNLDLISCRNVLIYLDETLQKRILPIFHYSLNPTGFLLLGTSESTGKYSDLFIQIDKKYKIYSKKLTGVRPTFSFITSNYPIVKVDESKPNNENPSDELDLEKKTDQLILNRYAPVGVVINDKMEVLQFRGEIDLYLKLVPGKPSLNLFKMVREGLLIELRATIYQAQRQKILVRREGLRIEEGDIAKIINLEVIPFKPGTEKELYFVVLFESAPPTINNPSTVNPESEDQSDLAQEIVRLRQEIASAIQERTATQEYLQAVIQEQEHINQDLKVANEEILSSNEELQSTNEELETAKEEIQATNEELNTTNEELRSRNMELHQVNNDLTNLLASINIPILILTLDLRIRRFTPMAQRLFNLIPTDAGRPLSDIRANLDVPELETIILEVLDTLSIKELEVRTLGGHWYNLRIRPYRTTENKIDGVVLVLIDIDGLKRNAESLEQARNYAEAIVETVQVPLIVLDSDFRVNKANRSFYETFQVSPSETAQSLIFELGNGQWNLPGLRSLLEDILANDTTIQNLEVEHRFEQIGQKTMLLNGWKIIQQGEAQMILLAIQDISDRKQFELERSKLLAQEQSARQQAEIANRAKDEFLSNLSHELRNPLNTILGWAQLFRTRNLNSSAVIRAWEVIERSARVQAQLIDDMLDISRITSGKLHLNTRLIDLVSVVNAAIESIEFSAEAKSIEIVSELNSATVVGDFDRLQQVLWNLLSNAIKFTPAGGRVGIMLEAVYAHAELRVSDTGIGIREDLLPYVFDRFRQGDSSSSKTTQGLGLGLSIVRHIVELHGGTVQAQSPGEGLGTTIAIRLPLRLKPPEITPPT, from the coding sequence ATGACATCCGATCAACCCTCTGAGCAACTTGTATCTGAATCTACCGCTACTGAAGTGTTCGACGTAGAGCAACAAGACAATAAAGATACTTTATTTCCCATCGTTGGCATTGCGGCTTCTGCGGGTGGATTAGAGGCATTTACGCAGTTACTCAAACATTTGCTTACCGATACAGGGATGGCATTTGTGCTGATTCAACACTTAGATCCTAACCACAAGAGTCTGTTGAGCGAGATTCTGGCAAGAACAACTACAATGCCCGTCACTGAAGTGCGAGATGGCGTGACTGTGGAACCTAACAAGGTCTACATTATTCCGCCCAACACTAAGATGATGCTGTCTGGTGGGGTGTTGCAACTCACGCCGCGAGAGAAAATTCAGGGTAAATATATGCCTGCTGATGCGTTCTTTACTTCATTGGCAGCAGATCGAGGGCACAAAGCGATCGCAGTTGTTCTATCTGGAGCAGATGGAGATGGTTCACTAGGGCTGAAGGCAATCAAGGCAGCTGGAGGCGTGACTTTTGCTCAGTGTGAAGACACGGCAAAATTCGATAGTATGCCCAATACTGCTGTTGCTACCGGGAATGTGGATTTTGTGCTACCGCCGCAAAAAATCGCCGAGGAACTGGTAAACCTCAGTCGCAATCCTTTTATTTCTAACTCTTTGCCAGCGATCGCGGTTGAGAAGTTGCCCGAACAGGGAGATGCCCTGGCGACTATATTTGTATTACTGCGATCGCAAACTGGCGTTGACTTCAGCCACTACAAACCCAACACCCTCGATCGCCGAATCCAGAGGCGAATGCTGTTGTATAAACTAGAACCCTTGGAGGATTATGCCGAGTATTTGCAAAACAATCCCAGTGAAGTCAAGGCGCTCTATGAAGAAATTCTGATCCATGTAACCCATTTTTTCCGCGATCCTGAAGCATTTGAAGTGTTGAAAGAGCAAGTCTTTCCTAGCATCATCGAAAACAAATCAGCAGAGTTGCCGATTCGGATTTGGGTAGCTGGATGTTCGACGGGTGAAGAAGTGTATTCCATCGCTATCTCCTTGCTGGAGTTTTTGTCAAATAAAGTCACCTCGCCGCCGATCCAAATTTTTGCCACAGACATCAGCGAGATTGCGATTGACAAAGCAAGAGCGGGTATTTATGCAGAGAATCAAATGGTGGAAGTCTCACCAGAGAGCCGCCGCCGATTTTTTAATGCCCTTGAGGGCGGTGGATATCAAATTAACAAAGCTGTCCGCGAAGTGTGTGTGTTTGCTAGGCAAGACTTGGGCAGCGATCCCCCTTTTTCTAACTTAGATTTAATTAGCTGCCGGAATGTATTGATTTACTTAGACGAAACGTTGCAAAAACGGATATTGCCCATCTTTCATTACAGTCTTAATCCGACTGGCTTCTTGCTGCTAGGGACTTCAGAAAGCACAGGTAAATATTCGGATTTGTTTATTCAGATTGACAAAAAGTATAAAATCTATAGTAAAAAGCTAACTGGAGTTCGTCCAACTTTTTCGTTCATTACCAGCAATTATCCGATAGTAAAAGTGGACGAATCAAAGCCGAACAATGAGAATCCATCGGATGAGTTGGATTTAGAGAAAAAAACTGACCAACTAATCTTGAATCGCTATGCCCCAGTGGGTGTAGTGATCAACGACAAGATGGAGGTGCTGCAATTTCGGGGAGAAATCGATCTCTACCTCAAACTTGTACCTGGGAAACCGAGTCTTAACTTATTCAAAATGGTGCGCGAGGGTTTGCTTATCGAGCTACGCGCCACAATTTATCAGGCACAACGGCAAAAAATTCTGGTTAGAAGAGAAGGGTTACGCATTGAAGAGGGCGATATTGCAAAAATCATCAATCTTGAGGTGATTCCATTCAAGCCTGGAACTGAGAAAGAACTCTACTTTGTGGTTTTATTTGAATCAGCCCCACCCACAATTAACAACCCCAGCACAGTAAATCCTGAGAGCGAAGATCAGTCAGACTTAGCGCAGGAGATTGTTCGGCTCAGGCAAGAAATCGCAAGCGCCATCCAAGAGCGGACTGCAACTCAAGAATATCTCCAAGCAGTGATCCAAGAGCAGGAGCATATCAATCAAGACCTGAAAGTTGCCAATGAAGAAATCCTCTCTAGTAATGAAGAGTTGCAAAGCACCAATGAGGAGCTAGAAACTGCTAAAGAAGAGATTCAAGCAACCAACGAAGAACTCAACACCACTAATGAAGAACTTCGTAGTCGAAATATGGAATTACACCAAGTTAATAACGATCTGACGAATTTACTTGCCAGTATTAATATTCCCATTTTGATATTGACTTTGGATTTACGCATTCGACGTTTTACGCCAATGGCGCAGCGACTTTTCAATTTGATTCCCACCGATGCTGGACGACCTTTGAGCGACATCAGAGCAAATCTTGATGTTCCTGAGTTAGAAACTATAATTTTGGAGGTTCTTGACACACTCAGCATCAAAGAATTAGAAGTCCGAACTCTAGGGGGACATTGGTACAACCTCCGCATCCGTCCTTATCGCACTACAGAAAACAAGATTGACGGTGTAGTGTTGGTGTTAATAGATATTGATGGTCTTAAACGCAATGCAGAAAGCTTAGAACAAGCCCGGAATTACGCTGAAGCGATTGTGGAGACGGTACAAGTGCCGTTAATCGTCCTTGATTCTGATTTCCGGGTGAACAAAGCCAATCGCTCGTTTTATGAAACATTTCAGGTTTCACCATCAGAGACAGCCCAATCTCTGATTTTTGAACTAGGGAACGGTCAATGGAACCTGCCCGGATTGCGATCGCTCTTAGAAGACATTCTCGCCAACGATACCACTATTCAAAACTTGGAGGTAGAGCATCGTTTTGAGCAGATTGGGCAGAAAACCATGCTGCTCAATGGTTGGAAAATTATTCAACAGGGAGAGGCTCAAATGATTTTGCTGGCGATTCAAGATATCAGCGATCGCAAGCAGTTTGAATTAGAGCGATCTAAGCTTCTAGCACAAGAGCAGTCAGCCCGTCAACAGGCGGAAATTGCCAACCGAGCCAAAGATGAATTCCTGTCGAACCTCTCCCATGAACTTCGTAACCCGCTCAATACTATACTGGGCTGGGCGCAACTTTTCCGCACCCGCAATTTAAATTCTTCAGCAGTCATTCGGGCCTGGGAAGTGATCGAGCGGAGTGCTAGAGTGCAAGCTCAGTTAATCGATGATATGCTGGATATCTCGCGGATTACGAGTGGCAAGCTTCATTTAAACACTCGTCTAATCGATCTAGTTTCAGTAGTGAATGCCGCCATTGAGTCTATCGAATTTTCCGCAGAGGCGAAAAGCATTGAAATTGTTTCAGAGTTGAACTCGGCGACAGTTGTCGGAGATTTTGACCGTTTACAGCAAGTTCTGTGGAATTTACTTTCTAATGCCATTAAGTTCACTCCAGCCGGTGGGCGAGTGGGAATTATGCTCGAAGCTGTATATGCTCACGCTGAACTTCGAGTCAGCGACACAGGAATTGGCATCCGGGAAGACTTGCTGCCTTATGTTTTCGATCGCTTCCGCCAAGGAGATTCCAGCAGCAGCAAAACAACTCAGGGACTTGGATTAGGCTTGTCAATCGTCCGTCATATTGTAGAACTTCACGGTGGAACAGTTCAAGCGCAAAGTCCAGGCGAGGGACTAGGAACCACGATCGCCATCAGGCTGCCTCTGCGCTTAAAGCCACCAGAAATTACACCGCCAACTTAA
- a CDS encoding response regulator — MAVDDQADSRDLMKWMLEEFGAEVVIVTSAREAIAALTESPGKYDVLLADIGMPEEDGFSLIRQVRALEAEAGGQIPAAAITAYATEQERQKAIDAGFQMHLAKPIELTELVLMIANLSGRGADNS; from the coding sequence TTGGCTGTAGACGATCAAGCGGATAGCCGCGATCTGATGAAGTGGATGTTAGAAGAGTTTGGGGCTGAAGTAGTAATTGTGACATCGGCAAGGGAAGCGATCGCTGCTTTAACAGAATCTCCTGGCAAATATGATGTGCTTCTAGCAGATATTGGGATGCCAGAGGAGGATGGTTTTTCCCTGATTCGTCAGGTGAGAGCGCTTGAAGCTGAAGCTGGGGGACAAATTCCAGCAGCAGCAATCACTGCCTATGCCACCGAACAAGAGCGGCAAAAAGCAATTGATGCTGGTTTCCAAATGCATCTAGCTAAACCGATTGAGCTGACTGAATTGGTATTGATGATTGCAAATTTGAGTGGAAGAGGCGCAGATAATTCGTAA
- a CDS encoding NACHT domain-containing protein encodes MVKRSLQGSVTGIEQAKKAFAHKGWTQENLAFEVNLKTRQPIWRFFSGRPVERHIFIEICSVLSLNWREIAANPPEEFSESKELSAAEFLDIDALVQFVRSQRFDKIQDQCGTLQLLDVSRPVRIDDIYIDVNIMEEIASLQWLEFADLQKFTSKEFDRFGLGEVSQIEMAGITAVETYSKLRVLGKPGAGKTTFLQHLAIQCNRGRFAANRVAIFVTLRDFADESRVAGEFNLLNYICKEFLTCGISDPSVLETLLLEGRVLLLLDGLDEVLHQQSIGVVNEIRRLSEKYQKNMFVVTCRTAAKAFNLRRFTDVEIAPFSQDQIAAFAQKWFTALTKTNIQNKQEQAIEFIKKLDLPENLQFRRLAASPLFLHLVCWVFHHQNKFPNQKIAFYKQCLDLLLGKWDETKAIERDEVYEGFLLPQKLKLLSQVASATFDQGNYFFEQHIVEQYISDYICDLPNASTEPEELQLDSEGVLQAIELQHGLLAERVRGIFSFSYLTFQEYLTAQKIVASYNLQALEQPLERLVSHITEPRWREIFLLTVAMLRSADFLVLLMKQEVDALVAQDPYLQKFLTWTSQKSLATPESVAIRAFYFALARTPHLTWYFALVCIFDQDIFLDAALDNLVMECKSNFADVYECNEALSSALTIAQDAGLHQALQQLKDLLPDPEQSRERIQTWWQTSYPAWIEELKSAIAKHRNIEHDWHFSPQQQEVLQQYYDANQLLLDCLNSNGEITDVVRQEIEASLLLPRKELFEQEWQGGKQNS; translated from the coding sequence ATGGTAAAGCGATCGCTTCAGGGATCAGTCACCGGGATTGAACAAGCCAAAAAAGCGTTCGCTCATAAGGGGTGGACACAAGAAAATTTGGCTTTTGAAGTTAACTTAAAGACTCGCCAACCAATTTGGCGGTTTTTTAGTGGGCGTCCTGTAGAGCGCCATATCTTTATAGAAATTTGTTCTGTGTTGTCGTTGAATTGGCGCGAGATTGCGGCTAATCCTCCAGAAGAATTTTCTGAATCAAAAGAACTTAGTGCTGCTGAATTTTTAGATATTGATGCTCTAGTACAATTTGTGCGATCGCAACGCTTTGACAAAATTCAAGATCAGTGCGGCACTTTGCAGTTATTAGATGTTAGTCGCCCCGTTAGAATCGATGACATTTACATAGATGTCAACATTATGGAGGAGATTGCCAGCCTTCAGTGGTTAGAGTTTGCTGACTTACAAAAGTTTACATCAAAAGAATTCGATCGCTTTGGTTTAGGTGAAGTATCTCAAATAGAAATGGCGGGGATCACGGCAGTTGAAACTTACTCAAAGCTGCGGGTGTTGGGTAAACCGGGAGCAGGTAAAACCACTTTTTTACAACATCTGGCGATTCAATGCAACCGAGGGAGATTTGCTGCAAATCGAGTTGCCATTTTTGTCACCTTAAGAGATTTTGCCGATGAATCGAGAGTTGCAGGAGAGTTCAATTTACTCAACTATATTTGCAAAGAATTCCTTACTTGTGGAATTTCAGATCCATCTGTGCTTGAAACTTTGTTGTTAGAGGGCAGAGTGTTGCTGTTACTGGATGGATTAGATGAAGTGCTTCATCAACAGAGCATTGGTGTCGTCAATGAGATTCGCAGACTATCTGAAAAGTATCAAAAGAATATGTTTGTCGTCACCTGCCGCACGGCGGCTAAAGCTTTCAACCTTAGACGCTTTACAGATGTTGAAATTGCCCCATTTAGTCAAGACCAAATTGCTGCTTTTGCTCAGAAGTGGTTTACAGCACTTACAAAAACGAACATCCAGAATAAACAAGAACAGGCAATTGAATTTATCAAGAAACTAGATTTACCCGAAAACTTACAATTCCGTAGACTTGCCGCCTCTCCCTTGTTTTTACATCTCGTCTGCTGGGTTTTTCATCACCAGAACAAATTCCCAAACCAAAAAATTGCGTTTTATAAGCAATGTTTAGACCTTCTCTTGGGGAAATGGGATGAAACTAAAGCAATTGAACGGGATGAAGTGTATGAAGGTTTTTTATTACCACAAAAGCTGAAGTTGCTGAGTCAGGTTGCTAGCGCGACATTTGACCAGGGTAATTACTTTTTTGAACAACACATTGTTGAGCAATACATTAGCGATTATATCTGTGATTTACCGAATGCTTCGACGGAACCAGAGGAATTGCAATTAGATAGTGAAGGGGTACTTCAGGCGATAGAGTTACAACATGGATTACTAGCAGAACGAGTGCGGGGAATTTTCTCCTTCTCTTATTTGACCTTTCAAGAATATCTGACTGCTCAAAAAATCGTTGCTAGTTATAATTTACAAGCATTAGAACAACCGTTAGAACGTCTGGTGAGTCATATTACTGAACCCAGGTGGCGCGAAATCTTTTTGTTAACGGTTGCTATGCTGCGGAGTGCAGATTTCTTAGTACTGTTGATGAAGCAAGAAGTTGATGCACTAGTGGCTCAAGATCCATATTTGCAAAAATTTTTAACTTGGACAAGTCAAAAGTCTCTTGCTACTCCTGAGTCTGTTGCAATTCGGGCGTTTTATTTTGCCTTGGCTAGAACTCCTCACCTTACCTGGTACTTTGCCCTTGTCTGCATCTTCGATCAAGATATTTTTTTGGATGCGGCATTAGATAATCTAGTAATGGAATGCAAATCTAATTTTGCTGATGTCTATGAGTGCAATGAGGCTCTGAGTAGCGCTTTAACAATTGCTCAAGATGCTGGTTTACATCAAGCTTTACAACAACTTAAAGACCTACTGCCCGATCCAGAACAAAGTAGAGAAAGGATTCAGACATGGTGGCAAACAAGTTATCCTGCTTGGATAGAAGAGTTAAAAAGTGCGATCGCCAAGCATCGAAACATTGAGCATGACTGGCACTTCAGCCCACAGCAACAGGAAGTATTACAACAATATTACGATGCCAATCAGTTGCTTCTCGATTGCCTCAATAGCAACGGTGAGATTACAGACGTTGTGCGCCAGGAGATTGAAGCCAGTTTATTGTTGCCGAGAAAAGAACTCTTCGAGCAGGAATGGCAGGGGGGTAAACAAAACTCCTAA
- a CDS encoding response regulator, with product MHINNRFPINPSFLQGLRVLLVDNDVNFCNSLTPMLQSYGVSVQAAFLGEQALEIFVQWQPDVLLNGISSPKEDGYALIHQVRTLAGERGKVVPAIALTNTVTEDMYQRALLAGFSLCVAKPIVVDDFVAVLGILAIANNPHTHDN from the coding sequence ATGCACATAAATAATAGATTTCCTATTAATCCTTCATTTCTTCAAGGGCTACGAGTACTACTTGTAGATAATGATGTCAATTTCTGCAATTCGTTGACGCCGATGTTGCAATCCTATGGTGTGAGCGTGCAAGCGGCATTTTTAGGAGAGCAAGCTCTGGAAATATTTGTGCAATGGCAACCTGATGTCCTCTTGAATGGTATTTCCTCGCCAAAGGAGGATGGTTATGCTCTGATTCACCAAGTAAGAACACTTGCGGGAGAGCGAGGGAAAGTAGTACCAGCGATCGCTCTGACAAACACTGTAACAGAAGATATGTATCAACGTGCTCTTTTAGCTGGGTTTAGTCTATGCGTTGCTAAACCCATAGTTGTTGATGATTTTGTTGCTGTACTTGGCATTTTAGCAATTGCTAATAATCCTCATACTCATGATAACTAG